One part of the Vicugna pacos chromosome 20, VicPac4, whole genome shotgun sequence genome encodes these proteins:
- the C20H6orf62 gene encoding uncharacterized protein C6orf62 homolog isoform X2 — protein sequence MSENPSDPVSPVVRKKKSALFEVSEVIPVMTNNYEENILKGVRDSSYSLESSIELLQKDVVQLHAPRYQSMRRDVIGCTQEMDFILWPRNDIEKIVCLLFSRWKESDEPFRPVQAKFEFHHGDYEKQFLHVLSRKDKTGIVVNNPNQSVFLFIDRQHLQTPKNKATIFKLCSICLYLPQEQLTHWAVGTIEDHLHPYMPE from the exons ATGAGTGAAAACCCGAGTGATCCAGTGTCTCCCGTGGTGCGA aagaaaaaatcgGCACTTTTTGAAGTGTCTGAGGTTATACCAGTCATGACAAATAATTATGAAGAAAATATCCTGAAAGGTGTGCGAGATTCCAGCTATTCCTTAGAAAGTTCCATAGAGCTTTTACAGAAGGATGTGGTACAGCTCCATGCTCCTCGATACCAGTCTATGAGAAGG GATGTAATTGGCTGTACTCAGGAGATGGATTTCATTCTTTGGCCACGGAATGATATTGAAAAAATTGTCTGTCTCCTGTTTTCTAGGTGGAAGGAATCTGATGAGCCTTTTAGGCCTGTTCAG GCCAAATTTGAATTTCATCACGGTGACTATGAAAAACAGTTTTTGCATGTACTGAGCCGAAAGGACAAGACTGGAATTGTTGTCAACAATCCTAACCAGTCAGTGTTTCTCTTCATTGACAGACAGCACTTGCAG ACTCCAAAAAACAAAGCTACAATCTTCAAGTTATGCAGCATCTGCCTCTACCTGCCACAGGAACAGCTTACCCACTGGGCAGTTGGCACCATAGAGGATCACCTCCATCCCTATATGCCAGAATAG
- the C20H6orf62 gene encoding uncharacterized protein C6orf62 homolog isoform X1 has protein sequence MGDPNSRKKQALNRLRAQLRKKKESLADQFDFKMYIAFVFKEKKKKSALFEVSEVIPVMTNNYEENILKGVRDSSYSLESSIELLQKDVVQLHAPRYQSMRRDVIGCTQEMDFILWPRNDIEKIVCLLFSRWKESDEPFRPVQAKFEFHHGDYEKQFLHVLSRKDKTGIVVNNPNQSVFLFIDRQHLQTPKNKATIFKLCSICLYLPQEQLTHWAVGTIEDHLHPYMPE, from the exons ATGGGGGACCCAAACTCCCGGAAGAAACAAGCTCTGAACAGACTACGTGCTCagcttagaaagaaaaaagaatctctaGCTGACCAGTTTGACTTCAAGATGTATATTGCCTTTGTATTCAAGGAGAAG aagaaaaaatcgGCACTTTTTGAAGTGTCTGAGGTTATACCAGTCATGACAAATAATTATGAAGAAAATATCCTGAAAGGTGTGCGAGATTCCAGCTATTCCTTAGAAAGTTCCATAGAGCTTTTACAGAAGGATGTGGTACAGCTCCATGCTCCTCGATACCAGTCTATGAGAAGG GATGTAATTGGCTGTACTCAGGAGATGGATTTCATTCTTTGGCCACGGAATGATATTGAAAAAATTGTCTGTCTCCTGTTTTCTAGGTGGAAGGAATCTGATGAGCCTTTTAGGCCTGTTCAG GCCAAATTTGAATTTCATCACGGTGACTATGAAAAACAGTTTTTGCATGTACTGAGCCGAAAGGACAAGACTGGAATTGTTGTCAACAATCCTAACCAGTCAGTGTTTCTCTTCATTGACAGACAGCACTTGCAG ACTCCAAAAAACAAAGCTACAATCTTCAAGTTATGCAGCATCTGCCTCTACCTGCCACAGGAACAGCTTACCCACTGGGCAGTTGGCACCATAGAGGATCACCTCCATCCCTATATGCCAGAATAG